A genome region from Flavobacterium sp. includes the following:
- a CDS encoding PQQ-dependent sugar dehydrogenase — translation MRKNLQFNIKKRLFNYVLLAFALLISSQSYSQYITQNLAPTAVIKEGLALEQSSDGRIFIAERGGIVKVFQNNTVSTVFTVTTVTDNEQGLLGLTLHPDFATNGYIYVFYSINDGVIRHRIERIKIDNNNQVVSRQEILLLEPIGGGFHNGGDLKFFNGYLYVTVGDSQQNTNSQDLDTYKGKILRLTEDGLPAPGNPFYGSGSVQRQSIWVYGFRNPWRLVANTKANKLFVLDVGTSWEEVNEISNPAIRNYAWGHPQGGDGKQTETNLFTNPIFTYATGSIGNALTNGLLYNPDIPRYPNLEGKFIIKDFVRNAIRWFDPNIADPVSTEFYSAPQQQALGMMLGNDGFIYYCAYGNNGALIKLDYIETAAPTIVNHPLSQTIMETTPVTFTVSASGTGLTYQWQFNNADINGATGASYTIPSVTNANAGSYKVIVTNTAGSVTSNAATLTVTPFNNTPTVTIVSPLPSLKWNAEDVVHFEATATDVEDGTLPASAFSWSIDLFHEDIPGAGHSHPGASPQGVKSGDFTASNQGEKTPNVWYRFTVKVTDSNGLVGTTFVDIKPNLVDVTATSSPVPLNLEFNQKPVTAPSTKQVVANAALQTLNAPTPQYIDNKRYDFDHWGQGGAANQTFQAPATGTITYTAFYTETVLQNAPYQGIVAQIPGIIEAENYDIGPGAYHDINGGGDNAYRAGDGVGTEACNEGGFNLAYVAKDEWLKYSAKVSTSGNYTINLRVATPYNTRKLHLEVDGINVTGILNIPNTGGFQAWQTVTVPNIALTQGDHVITLYFDENDINVNKMEFILSGITAPVADFEFTPQMGCVNETVTFTSVSVGSIDTYSWNFGEGAQPATATGIGPHSVTYSTEGDKEVSLTVSNSEGSNTKDVTYMVHDCHLGVENPNAESNKITVYPNPSKGIFHLSKELEWSVYSVSGSKIKQGSGNVISISDQAAGIYFIKTKSASKAIQIIKQ, via the coding sequence ATGAGAAAAAATCTACAATTTAACATTAAAAAGCGATTGTTTAATTACGTCTTACTGGCTTTTGCATTATTGATTTCATCACAATCCTATTCACAATACATAACGCAAAACCTCGCTCCTACAGCCGTTATTAAAGAAGGATTAGCTTTGGAACAATCTTCTGACGGAAGAATTTTTATTGCAGAAAGAGGCGGTATTGTAAAAGTATTTCAAAACAATACTGTTTCGACAGTTTTTACAGTAACAACTGTAACAGACAACGAACAAGGTTTATTAGGATTAACTCTTCATCCTGATTTTGCGACAAACGGTTATATTTATGTTTTTTATTCTATAAATGATGGTGTTATCAGACACAGAATCGAAAGAATAAAAATCGACAATAACAATCAGGTAGTCAGCAGACAGGAAATTCTGCTTTTAGAACCTATCGGCGGCGGATTTCATAACGGAGGAGATTTAAAATTTTTTAACGGCTATCTTTATGTAACCGTTGGAGACAGTCAGCAAAATACCAATTCTCAGGATTTAGATACTTACAAAGGAAAAATTCTTCGTTTAACAGAAGACGGACTTCCGGCACCGGGAAACCCATTTTATGGAAGCGGATCTGTACAAAGACAAAGTATCTGGGTATACGGATTTAGAAATCCGTGGCGATTAGTAGCCAATACAAAAGCCAATAAATTATTTGTTTTAGACGTTGGAACTTCCTGGGAAGAAGTAAACGAAATAAGTAATCCAGCTATTCGTAATTATGCCTGGGGACATCCACAGGGAGGTGACGGAAAACAAACTGAAACTAATTTATTTACCAATCCAATATTTACTTATGCAACCGGAAGTATCGGAAACGCTTTAACAAACGGTTTACTTTATAACCCGGATATACCTCGTTATCCTAATCTTGAAGGAAAATTTATTATTAAAGATTTTGTTCGAAATGCCATTCGCTGGTTTGATCCTAATATTGCAGATCCGGTTTCAACAGAATTTTATTCAGCACCACAACAGCAGGCTCTTGGTATGATGTTAGGAAATGACGGCTTCATTTACTATTGCGCTTACGGAAATAACGGTGCTTTAATTAAATTAGATTATATAGAAACGGCTGCGCCAACAATCGTCAACCATCCATTGTCACAAACCATAATGGAAACTACTCCGGTAACTTTTACAGTTTCGGCAAGTGGTACAGGTTTAACCTATCAATGGCAGTTTAATAATGCAGATATAAATGGCGCTACAGGAGCCAGTTATACCATTCCTAGTGTAACCAATGCAAATGCAGGATCATATAAAGTAATTGTAACCAATACAGCAGGAAGTGTAACCAGTAATGCGGCTACATTAACGGTAACTCCGTTTAACAATACACCAACCGTAACCATAGTTTCTCCTCTTCCATCATTAAAATGGAATGCTGAAGATGTGGTGCATTTTGAAGCCACAGCAACTGACGTAGAAGACGGAACTTTACCAGCAAGTGCTTTTTCATGGAGTATTGACCTTTTTCACGAAGATATTCCGGGAGCGGGACACTCACACCCCGGTGCAAGTCCGCAGGGCGTAAAATCAGGAGACTTTACAGCATCTAACCAAGGTGAAAAAACACCAAATGTATGGTACAGATTCACAGTAAAAGTAACCGACAGCAATGGTTTAGTTGGAACTACTTTTGTTGACATTAAACCAAATTTAGTAGATGTTACAGCGACAAGTTCTCCTGTTCCGCTTAATTTAGAATTCAATCAAAAACCAGTTACAGCACCTTCAACAAAACAAGTTGTAGCCAATGCTGCATTACAAACCTTAAATGCTCCAACACCGCAGTATATTGACAACAAACGTTATGATTTTGATCATTGGGGTCAGGGCGGAGCAGCAAATCAAACTTTTCAGGCTCCTGCCACAGGAACTATAACATACACAGCATTTTATACCGAAACAGTTCTACAAAACGCACCATATCAAGGAATTGTCGCTCAAATTCCAGGCATTATTGAAGCTGAAAATTATGACATTGGACCAGGTGCTTATCATGACATAAACGGCGGCGGTGATAATGCATACAGAGCCGGTGACGGTGTAGGAACTGAAGCTTGTAATGAAGGCGGATTTAATCTTGCTTATGTTGCAAAAGATGAATGGCTGAAATACTCTGCAAAAGTTAGCACGAGTGGAAATTATACCATCAATTTAAGAGTGGCGACACCTTATAATACCCGAAAATTACATCTTGAAGTAGATGGTATAAATGTAACCGGAATTCTTAATATCCCAAATACAGGAGGTTTTCAGGCATGGCAGACTGTTACAGTTCCAAATATTGCTTTAACACAAGGCGATCACGTTATTACTTTATATTTTGATGAAAACGACATTAACGTGAACAAAATGGAATTTATATTGTCTGGAATTACTGCTCCGGTTGCTGATTTTGAATTTACTCCACAAATGGGATGCGTAAATGAAACCGTTACTTTTACATCGGTATCTGTTGGAAGTATTGATACTTATTCATGGAATTTTGGTGAAGGTGCACAGCCCGCAACCGCAACCGGAATTGGTCCGCATTCAGTAACTTATTCTACAGAAGGAGACAAAGAAGTTTCACTTACCGTAAGTAATTCAGAAGGAAGCAATACAAAAGATGTGACATATATGGTTCACGATTGTCATCTTGGTGTTGAAAATCCGAATGCAGAATCAAATAAAATTACCGTTTATCCAAATCCATCAAAAGGAATCTTTCATTTATCGAAAGAACTTGAATGGTCTGTATATTCAGTTTCAGGAAGTAAAATTAAACAAGGTTCAGGAAATGTTATTTCAATTTCTGATCAGGCAGCGGGAATTTATTTCATAAAAACAAAATCTGCCAGTAAAGCAATCCAAATAATCAAACAATAA
- a CDS encoding helix-turn-helix domain-containing protein: MKTKSEITKEMACEPEECLAALLPVRDALEVLSGRWKLPILIALSNRPKRFKEISKDINGITDKMLSKELKDLEINKLITRTVYDTFPPTVEYARTKHSHTLYNVISALNEWGTLHRKEIIGK; encoded by the coding sequence ATGAAAACAAAGAGCGAAATAACGAAAGAAATGGCCTGTGAACCAGAAGAATGCCTAGCGGCCTTATTACCTGTTAGAGATGCTCTGGAAGTGTTAAGCGGCAGATGGAAACTGCCAATTTTGATTGCCTTATCGAATAGACCAAAAAGATTTAAGGAAATTTCTAAAGACATAAACGGAATTACCGATAAAATGCTTTCTAAAGAACTTAAAGATCTTGAAATCAATAAATTGATTACCAGAACAGTTTACGATACTTTCCCGCCAACTGTTGAATATGCCAGAACAAAACACAGCCACACTTTATATAATGTCATTAGTGCATTAAATGAATGGGGAACTTTACACCGAAAAGAAATTATAGGAAAATAG
- a CDS encoding NAD(P)H-dependent oxidoreductase gives MSQKILKIITSTNGDTSFSNQLSNAVIDKLVKADPETKVQTLDLTQTPLPYLTGSHINAVYTPADAHTPEQTEVLKYSDEAINTLLESDIIVIGVPLYNFGIPAVLKGWIDQVARAGKTFSYSPEGAKGLVTDKKVYLSIASGAIFSEGPYKSYDFSESYLRTVLGFLGMTDVTTFRVEGTAIPDFAANALPKALSSVEEFAF, from the coding sequence ATGAGCCAAAAAATTCTAAAAATAATTACCAGTACTAATGGAGATACTTCTTTTAGTAATCAATTATCAAATGCAGTTATTGATAAACTGGTAAAAGCAGATCCTGAAACGAAAGTGCAGACACTTGATTTAACCCAAACGCCTCTTCCATATTTAACGGGTTCTCATATTAACGCAGTTTACACACCTGCTGATGCCCATACACCGGAACAAACAGAAGTGCTTAAATATTCAGATGAAGCGATAAACACTTTATTAGAATCTGATATTATTGTTATCGGAGTGCCTTTGTATAACTTTGGAATTCCTGCCGTTTTAAAAGGATGGATTGATCAGGTGGCCAGAGCCGGAAAAACTTTTAGTTATAGCCCGGAAGGCGCTAAAGGATTGGTAACAGATAAAAAAGTATACTTGTCAATCGCTTCCGGAGCTATATTCTCTGAAGGGCCGTACAAAAGTTATGATTTCTCAGAATCATATTTACGAACTGTTTTAGGCTTTTTAGGAATGACTGATGTTACTACTTTTCGTGTTGAAGGAACGGCAATTCCTGATTTTGCTGCAAATGCACTGCCAAAAGCATTATCTTCTGTGGAAGAATTTGCTTTTTAA
- a CDS encoding acetyl-CoA C-acetyltransferase, whose amino-acid sequence MDTTKTVRKVAIVGYNRIPFARANTAYAEVGNMEMMTAALNGIVDKYNLKDELLGEVAGGAVIKHSYDMNMIRECVMKTSLDPATPACDLQQACDTGIESAIYIANKIALGQIESGIAGGVDSISDMPIAVSEKLRKTLLKARQAKSLGEKIKLFLKLRPKDFSPLVPRNEEVQTGLSMGGHTEITAKYYKISREDQDNLALKSHLNMAKAYDEGFFDDMITPFNGLDKDNNLRKDSSIEKLAKLKPAFDKVNGTLTAGNSTPLTDGASCVLLASEEWAKERGLPILAYITFAEIAAVEYVKNQQNLLLAPLFAASRMLEKAGLNLQDFDYYEIHEAFAAQVLATLKIWESPELSAELGLKKTLGAIDREKLNVKGSSLAAAHPFAATGGRIIGVMAKLLNQKGSGRGFVSICAAGGQGVTMIIEK is encoded by the coding sequence ATGGATACCACCAAAACAGTTAGAAAAGTTGCAATTGTGGGTTATAACAGAATTCCGTTTGCCAGAGCCAATACCGCTTACGCCGAAGTTGGAAATATGGAAATGATGACCGCTGCCTTAAACGGAATTGTCGATAAATATAATCTTAAAGATGAGTTATTAGGCGAAGTTGCCGGAGGTGCAGTTATAAAACATTCTTACGACATGAATATGATAAGAGAATGTGTTATGAAAACTTCACTTGATCCTGCAACTCCTGCTTGTGATCTCCAGCAAGCCTGTGATACCGGAATTGAAAGTGCTATTTATATTGCCAATAAAATTGCTCTTGGTCAGATCGAATCTGGAATTGCCGGTGGTGTTGATTCTATCAGCGACATGCCGATTGCAGTTAGCGAAAAATTGAGAAAAACGTTATTGAAAGCCAGACAGGCAAAATCATTAGGCGAAAAAATAAAATTGTTTTTAAAACTTCGTCCAAAAGATTTTTCTCCACTTGTTCCTCGAAATGAAGAAGTACAAACCGGACTTTCTATGGGCGGACATACCGAAATCACAGCAAAATATTATAAAATTTCAAGAGAAGATCAGGATAATTTAGCGCTTAAAAGTCACTTGAACATGGCAAAAGCCTATGATGAAGGTTTTTTTGATGATATGATTACGCCTTTTAACGGACTTGATAAAGACAATAATCTTAGAAAAGATAGTTCTATTGAAAAGCTGGCTAAATTAAAACCTGCTTTTGATAAAGTGAACGGAACTTTAACGGCAGGAAATTCTACTCCGCTTACAGACGGTGCTTCCTGCGTACTTTTAGCCAGTGAAGAATGGGCAAAAGAAAGAGGATTACCAATTTTGGCTTACATTACTTTTGCCGAAATCGCAGCTGTGGAATATGTAAAAAACCAGCAGAATCTTTTATTAGCGCCTTTATTTGCTGCCAGCAGAATGCTAGAAAAAGCAGGGTTAAATCTGCAGGATTTTGATTATTATGAAATTCACGAAGCTTTTGCCGCTCAGGTTTTGGCCACTTTAAAAATTTGGGAAAGTCCAGAACTTAGCGCCGAATTAGGCTTGAAGAAAACTCTTGGCGCTATCGACCGAGAAAAACTAAATGTAAAAGGAAGCAGTCTGGCAGCCGCTCATCCATTTGCTGCAACCGGTGGAAGAATAATTGGTGTTATGGCAAAATTATTAAATCAAAAAGGTTCAGGAAGAGGATTTGTTTCTATTTGTGCTGCCGGAGGACAAGGTGTTACGATGATTATTGAGAAATAA